A genome region from candidate division KSB1 bacterium includes the following:
- a CDS encoding tetratricopeptide repeat protein — translation MAKFLIILCSVWLFSAGYLPAAVPFRQVTTHPNQDLTPRLSPNGKWLAYTSKKSGNNDIWIRNMRTAMSYQVTFHKADDYQPAWDPKSEYIVFVSQRSDAKGDLYRLVLNEKDDYIYAGKPPEQLTEYKGLDAYPSISARRQIVWVSDRSGLDNIWLQNRGPHKLIRQITFNGATHPCWSPRHEYLVFTSFRSSDDNHGDIWFMNVEEARRTIERINFAFTFEPPVYKVTRGAAMDGFPMFSPDEQKIVFVRRQQDTNGDQQITLADQAILSVQDIRPSVARSLGSDTLNTNRTPRPVTFPQFNAVQPEWGRDQRFYFASRVKGNFDVWTRPDSNAMPEFETARDQFNHAINSFQLPHQWSSSSLDILFYEQDSLSFAQQQVIWSRTEAVGTLIDRFPDSTQLCANAWYEQSIGYWLLGMHSQAGEVLDSLRSKYRNQVDIQTLGQILRVALDLEQRHGDLDRSWTAFYDSLSSMQNDIPRSMQAHVALLKANLLFRAGNFNAAHSAFSSMMTEFDDNTDVRAQSRYMIARVANRQGKTDRALNGFSELLTDSLYHAEWSPRAQQQFFSIVTRELTRTEKIAQYIHTARENRHAPRLSAASRLRAADLLQSQGEMDSARTLYTTIVDDKNVSSDQQLTARLQRAELYLKTGEFQAFHEELYSLMNSLEPEHPRWADQAKQLLLKGLLQTGAELQRRGNIKLAAVVFKRAWSIDNNYLPAHRGYIQCLEAARQIDEIVKEYKVLSAQLPDNNIILYSAGLALSYQATAAAERENSVFKMRPKVLKESNTFLHSALALDYTLIDAYLTLSYNYEALETYYQALKDRKKPFLKRALNTIVDPLLWLYDTVTFWTRDQKVRYYEQAIRELSRALALNDESQFPQLEARLALNMANNYYNLGEFGFENAYRYYHLKLKYDNTFKDKNQQALIYERMGHCAFVLEDLTNGVPYLTRAVRLYQELDQDKRALSSLKRLALLYELDGNHENAVEYYKQAMQIEQRLNLYNGLMRSYRSIAHNNNKLQNYDQAAGYAEKALSLLKSDLITKSEDKPLYIELGLFGLYVPVPYDLRRLGLQSTLSFSSMDETAFIYSILGQTHLARDDFDRALEYYQDKQQLYLKEHDYEAVAIVYNNMGYINYLRGDYQNAWDHFREAYWKCRKTNYIAGEALNLRNAGQIFLARVRSRDLPERPAFKEARRWLLKRTAVIIEQLSTKERSYYRDLIDFHAYRADAVMVDPLHYNSPNPVDKMRATLFALEHSQEALNHLEEALRISKSYQQDEQTAALQYKIGKLQKKWGDMDKAFSLQRNALNLAREQQRPDLVWKTYTQLGLIAERLPDSVRQNLNARDALYYYQQALNALETEFLDLPGMDIKTVLNLYENPYKLTIQESVERGDTLNALACAQRMRAATFMRISERSNPRFANPSHNLMFQQAASLRDRLRTRQHNGQITTGKQPALNADKEPIQTVQARYDSILTEISNSAPALLPYLKPVTIPAARIQTHLLQGQMVYYQTHIDGKSLVWLITRDTIQLVQIPVDYQINDLQADSERLQRLDQIEIVKQLLQPVSEYPDVDQLIVIPDRSFLLYPWFDEQVRPNTRFPRIIRLNSSLYSYYQFDMQEHISGDRIAGSFSAALGDTLSALNYQIIPRDSLSGWGGAHIIHLAGRLQVNAMAPLKSVLELSGLKKLAVQDFLRYRQNAYCLVLDLSEPPDQAEEAMIALEQTLLYSGIGTLVLTVSNQDDSYYDEFYRNLRETTVHQAFHGEESHYLTSRYLYGFQGMTPEEELKSRQDNVEQLVQRGDQAFDDHQFQQALSIYHRALTVYRYFEWTEQVVPLLNRMLECAVNGAMWDEAVSLQQQLIEQARQHHNVENMAAGYFNLAYYYNQQQESRKAIDARQEYNHLVKEYGLSTDEGRMLEETAAIYQRGGEYEQAIRAYQEAAQIYAGQNRIADQSECIRHIADIWSQQNRPVQARRVHIQALELLKSADLPERSAQHLLRISELYAQMDLFNNAYEYAQQARNLIDPDLYPGTAADIVLQVSRLHMINNNPYAAKQAAETALQYYRANGGQSDLYQFLLQISRVQAAFHDMQSAVSTAYKALESTGPQSQKRSQVLETLAWLDRKWQNHRSAVFQLQSAADLDSVNSQPLNRARHLLQMAYLYREQGLKLKAMETNLIVQQINDSLQNVEIDIKRHLLSSLLYEKQEGLNAARSALDSARYYAYPLLQAAAMTQVARHNMGVNDSLGWTMHTEALNLLKTRLASVYGSQLKLMDSPDYWLIYQQLFNIFVNNDRPRQALLLADRIEQLHRIRQFSRYSADFPGSLRSFLSARDSLNQIVCEHEWEYRYALTRSDTVNRNPVDKSYADLDQLYQNPDVSEPLRQLVIPGQDTLSGSRPSNTVTLIFKAVDNYLYSWGIEPDNVRFDRKELIQPEFEQTLEQFLVKLQTAQDLGQEPNYLYDTVIKPWEKSLNSFDQVVIIAYGKLKLLPFAALRSGEEWLGLTHHWSRANQLSEMTALPDPASADLRIKTVVEPLRIEYSQSPYSRMLARDLSYDYTVNLLQGKGATVSNVSRPDSGLFSLLFNCPARSDSVDPLRSFVALSPDSTLGDKLELGFLIQHALPGYQIVLSEHQMNRTGMWRAGADILLPYTLRLYQHPLILFSTFYADSGRGSSTDQTIFPVSGRRASSGQSFAVGQADGFS, via the coding sequence ATGGCTAAATTTTTAATCATACTCTGCAGTGTTTGGTTGTTTAGCGCCGGTTATTTGCCTGCGGCTGTTCCATTCCGGCAGGTCACCACACATCCGAACCAGGATTTGACTCCGAGGCTGTCGCCGAACGGCAAATGGCTTGCCTATACATCAAAAAAATCTGGAAATAATGACATCTGGATACGTAATATGCGCACCGCGATGTCCTATCAAGTCACGTTTCACAAGGCGGATGATTATCAGCCGGCCTGGGACCCCAAAAGCGAATATATTGTTTTTGTCTCTCAACGCAGTGACGCCAAAGGTGATTTGTACCGGCTGGTGCTGAACGAAAAGGACGATTACATTTATGCGGGCAAACCTCCCGAGCAATTAACCGAGTACAAGGGTCTGGATGCCTATCCCAGTATTTCGGCGCGACGACAGATTGTCTGGGTCTCCGACCGTTCAGGTCTGGACAATATCTGGCTGCAAAACAGAGGCCCGCACAAACTGATCCGCCAGATCACGTTTAATGGCGCTACACATCCCTGCTGGAGTCCCAGACATGAATATCTGGTGTTTACATCCTTCCGGTCGTCGGACGACAATCACGGCGATATCTGGTTTATGAATGTGGAAGAAGCGCGCCGTACTATCGAACGGATCAATTTTGCGTTTACCTTCGAGCCGCCGGTTTATAAAGTCACCCGCGGTGCTGCAATGGACGGATTTCCAATGTTTTCCCCCGATGAACAAAAGATTGTATTTGTCAGGCGGCAGCAGGATACCAATGGGGATCAGCAAATCACTTTGGCCGATCAGGCCATATTGTCCGTTCAGGACATCCGCCCCAGTGTAGCACGTTCCTTGGGGAGCGATACCCTGAACACGAACAGGACTCCGCGCCCGGTTACGTTTCCTCAATTCAACGCCGTGCAACCGGAATGGGGCAGAGACCAACGTTTTTATTTTGCATCTCGGGTCAAAGGGAATTTTGACGTCTGGACGCGCCCGGACAGCAATGCCATGCCCGAATTTGAAACTGCCCGTGATCAATTTAATCATGCAATCAATTCCTTTCAGCTTCCGCATCAATGGTCTTCATCGTCTCTGGATATTTTGTTTTATGAACAGGATTCCCTGAGTTTTGCGCAGCAACAGGTGATCTGGAGTCGGACCGAAGCCGTTGGAACCCTGATAGACCGGTTTCCAGACTCGACACAGCTCTGCGCTAATGCCTGGTATGAACAGAGCATCGGATACTGGCTGCTGGGGATGCACAGTCAAGCCGGTGAGGTTCTGGACTCGCTGAGATCAAAGTATCGGAATCAGGTAGACATCCAGACATTGGGACAAATCCTCAGAGTTGCCCTGGATCTAGAGCAGCGTCACGGTGACCTGGATCGGAGTTGGACGGCCTTTTATGACAGCCTGAGCAGCATGCAAAACGATATTCCCCGGTCAATGCAGGCTCATGTTGCGCTTTTAAAAGCGAATCTGTTGTTCCGTGCCGGAAATTTTAATGCCGCCCATTCGGCTTTTTCATCGATGATGACGGAGTTTGACGATAATACGGATGTTCGGGCTCAAAGCCGCTATATGATTGCCAGGGTGGCAAACCGACAGGGGAAAACCGACCGGGCCCTGAACGGATTTTCCGAATTGCTGACGGATTCCCTTTATCATGCGGAATGGAGCCCGCGGGCGCAGCAGCAATTTTTCTCGATTGTCACCCGGGAATTAACCCGGACTGAAAAAATTGCACAATATATACATACGGCGCGGGAAAATCGGCATGCTCCGAGATTGTCTGCTGCCTCACGGTTACGGGCTGCGGACTTGCTGCAGTCTCAGGGTGAGATGGATTCGGCCCGTACACTCTATACAACCATTGTCGATGACAAAAACGTTTCCAGCGACCAACAGCTGACTGCCCGCTTGCAGCGTGCTGAACTTTACCTGAAAACCGGAGAGTTTCAAGCTTTTCATGAGGAATTGTATTCACTCATGAATTCGCTGGAACCGGAACATCCCCGGTGGGCGGATCAGGCTAAACAGTTGCTGCTTAAAGGACTTTTGCAAACCGGCGCCGAGTTACAGAGACGCGGTAACATTAAATTGGCTGCGGTGGTGTTCAAGCGCGCCTGGAGTATCGATAACAATTATTTGCCGGCACACCGCGGATATATTCAATGCTTGGAGGCTGCCCGGCAAATTGATGAAATCGTTAAAGAATACAAGGTTCTGAGTGCACAATTACCTGATAATAATATTATTCTCTACAGCGCCGGCCTCGCTCTCTCTTATCAAGCCACAGCCGCTGCTGAACGCGAAAACAGCGTCTTCAAAATGAGACCCAAAGTTCTCAAAGAATCCAATACGTTCCTGCACAGTGCACTGGCGCTGGATTACACACTGATTGACGCGTATTTGACGTTGAGCTATAATTATGAGGCTCTTGAAACCTATTATCAGGCCTTGAAGGATAGAAAAAAACCGTTTTTAAAACGCGCTCTGAACACGATTGTCGATCCATTGCTCTGGCTGTACGATACGGTTACCTTTTGGACCCGGGATCAAAAAGTGCGTTATTATGAGCAGGCCATTCGTGAACTCAGCCGGGCGCTGGCGTTAAACGACGAGTCTCAGTTTCCTCAACTGGAAGCCCGACTGGCATTGAATATGGCCAATAATTATTATAATCTGGGCGAATTCGGGTTTGAAAATGCTTATCGGTATTATCATCTGAAATTAAAGTATGACAATACATTCAAGGACAAAAACCAGCAAGCCTTGATTTATGAACGAATGGGACATTGTGCCTTTGTACTTGAAGATTTGACAAACGGTGTTCCTTATCTGACCCGGGCCGTACGTCTGTATCAGGAACTGGATCAGGACAAACGAGCCCTGTCGAGTCTCAAACGTTTGGCGCTGCTGTATGAGCTGGACGGTAATCATGAAAATGCTGTAGAGTATTATAAACAGGCCATGCAGATTGAACAGCGGCTGAATTTATACAACGGGTTGATGCGCAGTTATCGAAGCATTGCTCACAATAACAACAAATTGCAAAACTACGACCAGGCCGCCGGGTATGCGGAAAAAGCCCTGTCATTGCTGAAAAGCGATTTGATCACAAAGAGCGAAGACAAGCCGCTTTATATCGAACTCGGATTGTTCGGTTTGTACGTTCCGGTCCCTTATGATCTGCGCCGCCTCGGACTGCAGTCCACACTCAGTTTTTCTTCGATGGATGAAACCGCATTTATTTACAGTATTCTGGGTCAAACTCACCTGGCACGGGATGATTTTGACCGGGCATTGGAGTATTATCAGGATAAGCAGCAATTGTATCTCAAGGAACATGATTATGAGGCGGTGGCGATTGTTTACAACAATATGGGGTATATTAATTACCTGCGGGGAGATTATCAGAACGCCTGGGATCATTTCAGAGAAGCCTATTGGAAATGCAGGAAAACCAACTATATTGCCGGTGAGGCTCTGAATCTCCGCAATGCCGGACAAATTTTTCTGGCGCGGGTTCGCAGCCGGGATCTCCCGGAGCGTCCGGCCTTTAAAGAGGCCAGACGCTGGCTTTTAAAACGAACCGCTGTGATCATTGAACAGCTGAGCACAAAAGAGCGCAGTTATTACCGCGATTTGATTGATTTTCACGCCTACCGCGCGGATGCTGTTATGGTGGATCCGCTGCATTATAACAGTCCGAATCCGGTAGACAAGATGCGCGCCACTCTGTTTGCTCTGGAACATTCACAGGAAGCGTTAAATCATCTTGAAGAAGCTCTGCGCATCAGCAAATCCTATCAACAAGATGAACAAACTGCAGCGCTTCAATACAAAATTGGTAAATTGCAAAAAAAATGGGGGGACATGGACAAAGCCTTTTCTTTGCAGCGAAATGCTTTGAACCTGGCCAGAGAACAACAACGTCCCGATTTGGTCTGGAAAACCTATACTCAGCTTGGGCTGATTGCCGAGCGTTTACCGGACAGTGTGCGACAAAATCTGAATGCCCGGGATGCTCTTTACTATTATCAACAGGCTCTAAATGCGCTGGAGACTGAATTTCTGGACCTTCCGGGAATGGATATTAAAACCGTATTAAACCTGTATGAGAATCCCTACAAGCTGACAATTCAGGAGTCTGTTGAACGAGGCGATACCTTGAATGCCCTGGCCTGTGCGCAGCGTATGCGGGCCGCTACGTTCATGCGCATATCGGAACGGTCAAATCCCCGCTTTGCAAATCCGTCTCATAACCTGATGTTCCAGCAGGCTGCGAGTTTGCGCGACAGGCTTCGCACCCGTCAGCATAACGGACAAATCACGACGGGAAAACAACCGGCGCTGAATGCAGACAAGGAACCCATACAGACGGTTCAGGCCCGATATGACTCGATTCTGACTGAAATTTCAAACTCTGCACCCGCTCTCCTGCCGTACCTGAAACCGGTAACCATTCCTGCCGCCCGTATACAAACACATCTGTTACAGGGGCAAATGGTTTATTATCAAACCCATATAGATGGAAAAAGCCTGGTCTGGCTGATCACCCGTGATACCATTCAACTTGTTCAAATTCCGGTCGATTATCAGATCAATGATCTGCAGGCAGACTCTGAACGCTTGCAGCGCCTGGATCAAATTGAAATTGTAAAACAGCTTTTGCAGCCTGTTTCCGAGTATCCGGATGTGGATCAACTGATTGTGATTCCCGATCGTTCTTTTTTGCTGTATCCCTGGTTCGATGAACAGGTTCGACCGAATACCCGGTTCCCCCGGATTATCCGGCTGAACAGCAGCTTGTACAGCTATTATCAATTTGATATGCAGGAGCATATTTCCGGCGACCGCATTGCCGGTTCGTTTTCCGCTGCCCTTGGAGATACTCTTTCCGCTCTGAATTATCAGATCATCCCCCGGGATTCTCTGTCCGGATGGGGAGGAGCGCATATCATTCATCTCGCCGGGCGTTTGCAGGTCAATGCAATGGCGCCTTTAAAATCTGTGTTGGAACTTTCCGGATTGAAAAAGCTGGCGGTTCAGGATTTTCTCCGGTACCGGCAGAATGCGTATTGTCTGGTACTGGACCTGTCAGAACCGCCGGATCAAGCCGAAGAGGCGATGATTGCCCTGGAACAAACTCTGTTATACAGCGGAATCGGCACGTTAGTTTTAACCGTGTCCAACCAAGATGATTCCTATTATGACGAGTTTTACAGGAACCTCAGGGAAACGACGGTGCACCAGGCTTTCCACGGAGAAGAGTCGCATTATCTCACCTCCCGCTATCTTTACGGTTTTCAAGGGATGACCCCTGAAGAAGAGCTCAAGTCCCGCCAGGATAATGTGGAGCAGCTGGTGCAGCGAGGCGACCAGGCGTTTGATGACCATCAATTTCAACAGGCGTTATCTATCTATCATCGTGCTTTGACTGTTTACAGATATTTTGAATGGACCGAACAGGTCGTACCGTTGTTAAATCGGATGCTGGAATGTGCCGTGAACGGAGCGATGTGGGATGAAGCCGTTTCACTGCAACAACAACTCATCGAGCAGGCCCGGCAGCACCATAATGTGGAGAATATGGCAGCCGGATATTTCAACCTCGCTTATTATTACAATCAGCAGCAGGAAAGCCGTAAGGCCATTGACGCCCGCCAGGAATACAATCATCTGGTCAAAGAATACGGATTATCCACGGATGAAGGACGTATGCTTGAAGAAACGGCGGCGATCTATCAGCGCGGCGGTGAGTATGAACAGGCCATTCGGGCGTATCAGGAGGCGGCGCAAATCTATGCCGGTCAAAACCGGATTGCTGATCAATCTGAATGCATCCGGCATATTGCGGATATCTGGAGCCAACAGAATCGACCGGTTCAGGCGCGTCGTGTTCATATCCAGGCTCTGGAATTGCTCAAATCTGCAGACTTGCCGGAACGATCTGCGCAGCATCTTTTACGGATTTCCGAACTCTATGCTCAAATGGATTTGTTCAACAATGCGTACGAGTACGCTCAGCAAGCGCGAAACCTCATTGATCCTGACCTGTATCCCGGGACTGCGGCGGATATTGTACTGCAGGTTTCAAGATTACATATGATCAATAACAATCCTTATGCGGCAAAACAAGCCGCGGAAACTGCGCTTCAGTATTATCGGGCGAACGGCGGGCAGAGTGATCTTTATCAGTTTTTGCTTCAAATCAGCCGGGTTCAGGCCGCGTTTCATGACATGCAATCTGCTGTGAGTACCGCTTATAAAGCTCTGGAATCTACGGGCCCGCAGTCCCAGAAGCGCTCTCAGGTTCTCGAAACCCTGGCCTGGCTGGATCGGAAATGGCAAAACCACCGTTCCGCTGTTTTTCAGTTACAGTCCGCGGCCGATCTCGATTCCGTCAACTCGCAGCCTCTAAATCGTGCGCGTCATTTGCTGCAAATGGCTTATTTGTACCGGGAACAGGGTTTGAAACTGAAAGCGATGGAGACGAATCTGATTGTTCAACAGATCAACGATTCTCTTCAGAATGTAGAAATAGATATCAAGCGACATCTTTTGTCAAGTTTGCTTTATGAAAAACAGGAAGGGCTGAATGCGGCGCGTTCAGCCCTGGATAGCGCCCGCTATTATGCCTACCCGCTTCTGCAGGCCGCTGCCATGACCCAGGTTGCCCGTCACAACATGGGAGTCAATGACAGCCTGGGATGGACGATGCACACAGAGGCGTTGAATCTTCTGAAAACACGACTCGCTTCTGTATACGGCAGCCAATTAAAGCTGATGGATTCGCCTGATTATTGGTTGATTTATCAACAACTTTTCAACATTTTTGTAAACAACGATCGTCCCCGTCAGGCGCTGCTGCTTGCGGATCGTATTGAACAACTGCACCGGATTCGCCAATTTTCCAGATATTCCGCCGATTTTCCCGGTTCTCTAAGGTCTTTCCTCAGCGCCCGGGATTCACTGAATCAGATTGTGTGCGAACACGAGTGGGAATATCGTTATGCTTTGACGCGTTCGGATACGGTCAACCGCAACCCGGTTGATAAAAGTTATGCCGATCTGGATCAACTTTATCAAAATCCGGATGTCTCTGAACCCCTGAGACAACTGGTCATCCCGGGCCAGGACACGCTGTCCGGCAGCCGCCCTTCAAATACGGTCACTCTAATCTTTAAAGCTGTAGATAATTACCTTTATTCGTGGGGTATTGAACCGGATAATGTGCGCTTTGACCGCAAGGAATTGATACAGCCGGAGTTTGAACAAACTTTGGAGCAGTTTCTCGTGAAACTGCAAACCGCACAGGATTTGGGCCAGGAACCGAATTATCTGTACGACACTGTGATCAAACCCTGGGAAAAATCGCTGAATTCCTTCGATCAGGTGGTGATTATCGCATACGGCAAGCTAAAATTGCTGCCGTTCGCCGCTCTGAGGTCCGGAGAAGAATGGCTGGGCCTGACGCATCATTGGTCACGAGCCAATCAATTGTCTGAAATGACCGCGCTTCCCGATCCTGCGTCCGCTGATCTGCGCATCAAAACGGTTGTAGAACCTCTGAGGATAGAATATTCACAATCGCCCTATTCCCGCATGTTGGCCAGAGATCTATCCTATGATTATACTGTGAATTTACTGCAGGGAAAAGGTGCTACCGTATCAAATGTTTCCCGACCGGATTCCGGTTTGTTTTCGCTGCTGTTTAACTGTCCGGCACGCAGTGATTCTGTTGATCCCCTGCGGTCTTTTGTTGCTCTGTCCCCGGACAGCACCTTGGGGGACAAACTGGAGCTCGGGTTTTTGATTCAGCATGCTTTGCCCGGATATCAGATTGTGCTCAGTGAACATCAAATGAACCGGACGGGGATGTGGCGCGCGGGAGCTGATATTTTGCTTCCGTACACGTTGCGACTTTATCAACATCCTCTGATTTTGTTCAGTACCTTTTACGCGGATTCCGGCCGCGGCAGCAGTACTGACCAAACGATATTTCCGGTATCAGGTCGACGGGCATCCTCCGGCCAAAGCTTTGCAGTTGGCCAGGCAGACGGTTTTTCGTGA
- a CDS encoding DUF1318 domain-containing protein → MRWILIMFSLSFMGCSIKAPEITLTGEKTVIESQILGTHEQIQHQTWLTASARSGEVAFIQARDGQQTAVQDALENRRFYSDDINELKRDQTVGENNKGFLDILGGQKYENDMDYHLWTHERVDLENKSRSMIYQRLIAANISVSKTDSIKVARILAQMRQEESPPETLIQTKDGRWLEKPKK, encoded by the coding sequence ATGCGGTGGATTTTAATAATGTTCAGTTTGTCTTTCATGGGGTGCAGCATCAAGGCGCCGGAAATCACTCTGACAGGCGAAAAAACGGTCATTGAAAGCCAAATTCTGGGCACCCATGAACAGATTCAGCATCAAACCTGGTTGACTGCTTCGGCGCGCAGCGGAGAGGTTGCTTTTATTCAAGCGCGGGACGGTCAGCAGACCGCGGTTCAGGACGCGCTGGAAAATCGCAGGTTCTATAGCGATGATATCAATGAATTAAAACGCGACCAGACGGTGGGAGAAAACAATAAAGGCTTTTTGGACATTCTGGGCGGACAAAAATACGAAAATGATATGGATTATCATCTATGGACCCATGAGCGCGTTGATCTGGAAAATAAAAGCCGGAGTATGATTTATCAACGGTTGATCGCAGCCAATATTTCCGTGTCTAAAACCGACAGTATCAAAGTGGCAAGAATACTCGCGCAGATGCGCCAGGAAGAGTCGCCTCCTGAAACTCTGATCCAGACGAAGGATGGACGCTGGCTTGAAAAACCCAAAAAGTGA
- a CDS encoding UDPGP type 1 family protein, with protein MSDTREQLETKLAEMGQQHLLAFWDECSDSEKKALSEQIKKLNSKRLRQFKKLINEQADSATLTGEMTPLPVVRLPETPEQKKQQDQYKKTGETALKNGRVAAVLVAGGQGSRLGFHHPKGMFPVGPVTRRTLFQYHTEKTRALEQKYNTTIPFYIMTSHANDQETRSFYNENNCFGKSEDTIHFFKQNMLPAMDAEGKLLLKNKHELFTSPDGHGGTINALYQNGLFDDMAQNGIEYLFYFQVDNALVQICDPVYIGAHIQNQADMSAKTIYKRSWDEKLGIPVKRNGKNVVVEYSELSEADKKATTKDGTWVYGQGSIAIHVFDVKFLKTLVQTDKELPFHLAHKKIEYIQPDGTRVKPDKPNAYKFEQFIFDAMPEADQVMIMETDRSREFSPIKNKKGQDSPETARQDISEYYAEWLEQAGVSGLRDENGDLLCRVEISPLFALTADELKEKLPVNYKPMGDIVLD; from the coding sequence ATGTCGGATACGCGTGAACAATTAGAGACAAAACTCGCAGAAATGGGTCAACAACACTTGCTGGCATTTTGGGATGAGTGCAGCGACTCTGAAAAAAAAGCGCTGTCTGAACAAATAAAAAAATTGAATTCAAAACGTCTCCGGCAGTTTAAAAAATTGATCAACGAGCAGGCCGACTCGGCAACTTTGACCGGGGAGATGACTCCTTTACCTGTGGTGCGGCTGCCGGAAACACCGGAACAGAAAAAACAGCAGGATCAGTACAAAAAAACCGGTGAAACAGCGCTGAAAAACGGCAGGGTTGCGGCTGTTCTTGTGGCCGGCGGACAGGGCTCTCGTTTGGGTTTTCATCATCCCAAGGGCATGTTTCCGGTTGGACCAGTCACCCGCCGGACGTTATTTCAATATCATACTGAAAAGACAAGAGCACTGGAGCAAAAGTATAACACCACGATCCCGTTCTATATCATGACCAGCCACGCGAATGATCAGGAAACGCGTTCCTTTTACAATGAAAACAACTGTTTCGGCAAATCCGAGGATACCATACATTTTTTCAAGCAGAATATGCTGCCGGCCATGGATGCGGAGGGTAAACTTTTGTTAAAAAATAAACATGAACTGTTTACCTCACCGGACGGGCATGGCGGAACCATCAATGCGCTTTATCAAAACGGCTTGTTTGATGATATGGCTCAGAATGGGATTGAATATTTGTTTTATTTTCAAGTAGATAATGCGCTTGTACAGATTTGCGATCCGGTTTATATCGGCGCTCATATTCAAAATCAGGCGGACATGTCCGCGAAAACCATTTACAAACGCTCCTGGGATGAAAAACTGGGTATTCCGGTAAAACGAAACGGCAAAAATGTGGTGGTGGAATATTCTGAACTGTCCGAAGCGGATAAAAAGGCGACAACAAAAGACGGGACCTGGGTTTACGGACAGGGCAGCATTGCCATTCATGTGTTTGATGTCAAGTTTCTCAAAACCCTGGTGCAGACGGATAAAGAATTGCCGTTTCATCTGGCCCATAAGAAAATCGAGTATATCCAACCGGATGGCACGCGCGTCAAACCCGATAAGCCCAATGCTTATAAATTTGAACAGTTTATTTTTGACGCCATGCCGGAAGCGGATCAGGTGATGATTATGGAGACAGACCGAAGTCGGGAATTCAGTCCCATTAAGAACAAAAAAGGTCAAGATTCACCGGAAACCGCCCGACAGGATATATCCGAGTATTATGCCGAATGGCTCGAACAAGCCGGTGTCTCCGGGCTACGGGATGAAAACGGTGATCTGCTATGCCGGGTGGAGATCAGCCCGCTGTTTGCATTGACCGCTGATGAATTGAAAGAAAAATTACCTGTAAACTACAAACCTATGGGTGATATCGTATTGGATTAA